CATCGGCTGTGCTGTATATGCCGTCCGTCAGGAAGCCGTAGAACGTGCCGATCGGCTCGCCCTCGCGCAGCACAAGGGAGTTACCGCCGAAGCCGTAGAAGATATCCTGGCCCTCGTACAGTTCCGTCACCAGGTTCCTGTTGAACGCGATGTTGAAATCCGAAGACCAGTTGATGCCGTCTGCGCCGCCGTCCACGTTTACGGTGTTCAGGGCCAGCTCAAAGCCTTTGTTCTCGGTGGCGCCGATGTTCGACTGGTAGCTGGCGAAGCCGTTCTGGGTGGCTATCGGGCGTGAGAACAGCAGGTCGTCCGTTTTCTTGATATAGTAGTCTACCGCCAGGTTGATGCGGCTGTTGAGGAAGCCGATGTCGGCGCCCACGTTCAGTTGCCTGGTCGTTTCCCACTTCAGGTCCGGGTTCGGGATTTGGGTGAGGGTGATGCCCGGCAGGTCCTGGTAATTGGCACCCGTCACCAGGGCCTGGTAGCTGAAGTTCCCGATTTCCTGGTTGCCCGTGATGCCGTAGGAGGCGCGCAGCTTCAGTTCGCTCAGCAGGTCTATATCCGCCATAAACGCCTCCTCAATCAGCCGCCAGCCGGCAGACACCGACGGGAAATAACCGAAGCGGGTGTTCTCGCCGAAGCGGGAGGAGCCGTCGGCGCGGAAGTTGAGGCCCAGCAGATACCTGTCGCGGAAGCTGTAGTTCAGGCGGCCGAAGTAGGACAGCAGCACGCTCTCGGTCAGGGAGCTCGAGCCGTCGTCGATGCGGGCGGCACTTTCGAGGTAGCGGAAGCGCTCTCCGGGGAAGCCCTTTCCGGTCACATAAGAGGCCGTCAGGTCATTTTTCTCCACGCTGGTTCCGATTACCGCAGATACGTTGTGGACCTCGCCATATACCTTGTCGTAGCTGAGCGTGGACTCCAGCAGCAGCTTGGTGGCGGTGGTGGTGGCGTTGGTGCCCTCGCCGCCGGTGGCGGTGGAGAAAGAGCCGGGGTAGTTGGTCGGGGTGTAGCGGCGCTCGTCTATGTTCAGGGCGTCGTAACCGCCCTTTACCTGCAGGGCGAGGCCTGGCGTCAGGGTGTAGCGGGCGAAGACGTTGCCCAGGGCGCGCAGGCTCGTGGTGGCGTCGTCGTTCTCTGTGCCCTCCGCCACCGGGTTGGTGTAGAAGTAGTTCGGCCGGGTGTAGCCGCCGTCCGGGTAGTAAACAGGGAAGATGGGAGAGGCCGCCAGGGAGTTCGCGAACGGGCCATACAGGGTGTTGTCGCTCACGATGCGGTTGTTTTCGGAGCGGCTCAGCTGAATGCTGGCGCCGAAGGTCAGCCTGTCGTTCACGTTGTGGTCCAGGTTCAGGCGGGTGGAGTAGCGCTTGTACTCACTGCCGATGACGATGCCATCCTGGTCGAAGTAGTTGCCGGATATATAGTAGCGCGTTTTCGCGTCGCCCCCGCTCAGGGAGAGCTCGTAGTTCTGGATGGCGGCGGTTCGTGTTACCTCATCCACCCAGTCGGTGTTGGTGAGCTCGAAGTCCCGCTGGTCTCTCAACACGTTTCCCTCTTCGTCCAGCCCGAAATAATTGTCGTAATAATACCACTCCAGGAAGTCATCGAAGGTGGCGCCTGCGTCCAGGATGCCATCGTTCACGTACGCTTCCACCATTATCTCCTTGTACTCGTCGGCCTCCAGGAAGTCCGGCTTCTTCCACATGTTCTGTGTGCCGCCGTAGGCGTTGAAGTTGATCTGCGTCTTGCTGTTGGACCCGCGCTTGGTCGTGATCAGCACCACGCCGTTGGCGGCCCTGGAGCCATATATGGCGGCGGCCGAGGCGTCCTTCAGAATGTCGATGGAGGCAATGTCGTTGGGGTTGAGGTCGGCGATGGCATTCACGCTCTGGCCGCCATAGTCCAGTTGCGAGTAGTCGCCTGTGGTCAGCGGCACACCGTCCACCACGTAGAGCGGCTGGTTGTCGGCAGAGATGGAAGTGGCCCCGCGCACGCGCACGCTGATGCCCGCCCCCGGCGTACCCGAGTTCTGGGAAATCTGCACACCGGCGGCGCGGCCCTGCAGCGCCTGGTCTACGCTCACCACCGGAACGCTGGCGAGCTCTTCGGCGGTCACTTTGGCGGTGGCACCGGTTACCTCGCGGCGCTCCTGGGTGCCGTAGCCGACCACCACCACTTCCTGCAGTTGCTCGTTATCAACCGGCAGGGCCACATTCACAATGCCCGACTGGCTTATCGCCTGCTCTACCGTTTCGTAGCCTATAAACCGGAACACCAGGACGGCCCCCTCAGCGGGAACATTCAGCATATAAGAGCCGTCTGCGCCGGTGGTGGTGCCCACGGTGGTTCCTTTCACAATCACTGCCACGCCGGGCAGCCCCTGCGACGTGCTCTGGTCGGTCACCGTACCAGACACAGTCCGGCCCTGCGCATAAGCCTGCTGCAGCAGGACGAGCACCAGCGCAAAACTCAAGAGTAGAATTCTCTTCATGTAAGTTGTTTTTTAGAGTAAAATAGAATGGTTAAAAACCTGGGTATATAAAGCGTACTGTTAAATCGAAAATAAAACACCCGGAGCAAAGCGGGGTGCAAATTAGCGAACGGCACACGAATAAAAAAACTAATGTAGCTACAGTAACCTTTGTGCTTTGCAGGTGTTGGACAAGGAAGCATCCCTGAGATCCGGCGGGGTGATACGAGCCATATGGCGCTGCGCTCACGACGATCGGATGACGGGCCAAAAGGCTCCCAGCAATTGCCCGTGTGCGTTCTTTACAGGTGTTCCTTCCGCTGAAGCTATTCCTGCCCACGCCGGACAAGCGCATGCACCGCCAGATAGCTGTTGCCGCCGTGGATGCTGGAGCGCCACCCCATCCGTTTTAACTCCCTCCGGATGAAATTGTTCAGTAGACCGTGCGCCACCAGCACGGTAGTGCCTTTCTTGTCAGCATCCTCCGCCAGCGTTTCCGCGCATTTGCGGGCCCGCCGCCTCGCCTCCCGGAAGGTCTCGATGCCCTTGTGGTTGAGACCCAGGAACCACAGGACGCGTGCGGTTACCAGCCACAGCCTGATGGGCAGGCGCAGCAGCGGCAGCGAGAAAATCTTCCGCTCAAATTCCCGGAAATCGGGGCTCACCTTCAGCAGCACCTGCTCCCCGAAAATGCCTCTGGCCGTCAGCTGAGACCGGATCAGGGTGCTGCAGTAGACCTCCCTGATCTCTTTGTAGGGAATGGCCTCGTGCTGCAGCACAAACTCCTCCACCTGGGCGGCATCGTAATCTGTTATATACTGGCGGGCGGCTGCGGCATCCGCAAAGCCTTTCCGGGCCACCATAGGGCGGGCGTGGCGGATCAGGAAAATCCTTGGCTGTGGATAGCTTTTTTGAGGCGCGCGCTTTTCCAATCGGTATGGGCTTGGTTATATATGGATAGGGTGTCTAACGATTGAACTCATATATGAACCTTGTCTTGTTTTATATTTTCGAGGTGAAGACTGACTTTTCTATATTTTAAGCTCACGCCATAAATAGAAATAAGAATAACTGAGAATAACAGCCAATAACTCAAGCTAATCTTGAAGTCCTTCTGATATAGATGATGTAGAATTAGAAAAGTTATAAAAGTAATAAGAGCAAATCCGAGCTTTAAGCTCAGAATAATGTCCTCAGCCTGACTTATGTCAAATAATCTACTCCTCTGCACTTCAAATCGCCTTTGCTGCTTTGAAAGTGGTCTCCAACTATCTGCAGACCTTAAGTCAAAGACTCTGTGAATGACCCTCTCCATATCTCTAAAGTTTCTTACTTCGAAATCTGTAAATTGGTAGACTCTTCCTTCAGTAGATTTTAATTTTATCGATTTATAGTAAATTCTCGCATTTACAGCTAACCACCTGAATCCTATTATATCACTAAAATTATAAACTCTCCTTTTGAGAAGAAGCGGGTGCAGCACAATTACTTTTTGTTTCTCTTCGTCGATTGTTATAACCTTAGCATACTTCACTATAGCCACAAGCCCGCCCACGAAAAGTAGCAGCATGAAGAGGGCTGCCAACGAACTTAGGTTTGTTTCAATAACTCCTGACTCTTTAATATCTAAATAAGTGAAATAGGGTACACAGCCAAATGCACACAATAATGTAATGCTAAAAAAAACCGTTAGCAACCTGATTCTCGTCTTCGTTCTCATATTGTAAAACAATATACGCAAACTGGCTGCACCCTCATACCGCAAAGTCCCCGAATACCGTCTGCCTGATGTGTGGCCACTCGGTGCGCAGGATGCTATAATACACAGTGTCGCGGCGGCGGCCGTCGTGCATCAGGGTGTGGCTGCGCAGGATGCCCTCTTCCGTGGCCCCAATCTTCAGCATGGCTCTGCGCGACCGGGTGTTCAGCGCGTCGCCTTTCAGCTCCACCCGCTCCATCTGCAGCTCCCCGAAGGCGTGGCGCAGCAGCAGGAACTTGCAATGGCGGTTCAGGCCGCTGCCCCGGTACTCCCGGCTCAGCCAGGTCCAGCCGATTTCAAGGCGTTTGTCTGGCTCTGAGATGTTGCCGTAACTGGTGCTCCCGGCCAGTCGCCCCGTCGCTTTGTCCTCAATCATGAAGGTGTAGCGTGAGCCGAGGCGGTAGCCCTCGGTCACCGTCTGCACCCAGGCCTCCAGTTCCTGTGCGTTGCTGATGCGGGTCGGCATATAGCGCCAGATCTCCTCCTCCAGGGCAATGGCGGCAAGCGCCGGTATATCCTCCTGGCGGAAGGGACGGAGCAGCACGCGCGCGTCCTGCAGCAGGGGTATGTGCTCAAAGCTCATCCGGTTTATCGGTGTGATTTAGGATTTTCTCTATCAGGGCCGAAGGAGCCGCTGCGGCCTTCAAAATACTTAAATTTTTGTGGCAGCTGCAAATGGTTCATAATAGGAGGATTACAGTAAAATTAGGCAGTTTTTATATAGCGCTATAAAAGCATCTACAACCCTCCCCGCTAGTCCTACGTTTTAGCTACCAGACAAGGATTTAACTATTTATATATAGAGTCTCGAATTAAACAGGCATAGTGCAGCACATAAAAGGCAAAAAGGCAGTGGTAAGCGGTGGTGGTTCCGGTATTGGTCGGGCCATAGTGGACAAGTTGTCTGCCGCCGGTGCCCTTACAGCCGTTGCCGACCTGCATATCCCCGCCAGTCTGCCCACCAGCGCCCATCCCTTTACCTGCGATGTTGCCTCCGCAACTGCTATAGACTCCCTCTTCGCGGGTGTGCAGGAGCGGCTCGGAGCGCCCGATATACTTATTTGCAGCGCGGGGCGCGGCATCCACGAAAAGCTGACAGAGGGCGACCCGGAGAAGTGGCGGCAAATCATCGACACCAACCTGCTGGGCGCGCTCCGGATGATACGGGCCTTTGTGCCCGGCATGCTGGCGGCGGGCCACGGCGATGTGGTGCTGGTGTCGTCTGTGTCGGCGGGGCAGGCCTATCCCTACGGCGGTATATATGCCGCCACCAAATCAGCCCTGGAGGTGGTGGCCGAAACGCTGCGCCAGGAGGTGTTGCCCCACGTGCGGGTAACGGTAGTGGCGCCTGGCGTTACGGACACCGCTTTTTTTCAGAACACCATTTCCGGATTTCACACGGCGGAGGACATCGGCTACGGCACCATCGCGGCGGATGACGTGGCGGACGCCGTGCTATATGCCCTGAGCAAGCCGCCGGGCGTTTCCGTCAACCACATCACGCTCAGGCCCACGGCCCAGCCTTTCTGAGATTTATTTAGACCGAATTGAACATATACCGAACGAAGCATAAACTATGAAAAACAAAATTCTGATAACGGGAGGCGCCGGCTTTATCGGGTCGC
This window of the Pontibacter russatus genome carries:
- a CDS encoding SusC/RagA family TonB-linked outer membrane protein; translation: MKRILLLSFALVLVLLQQAYAQGRTVSGTVTDQSTSQGLPGVAVIVKGTTVGTTTGADGSYMLNVPAEGAVLVFRFIGYETVEQAISQSGIVNVALPVDNEQLQEVVVVGYGTQERREVTGATAKVTAEELASVPVVSVDQALQGRAAGVQISQNSGTPGAGISVRVRGATSISADNQPLYVVDGVPLTTGDYSQLDYGGQSVNAIADLNPNDIASIDILKDASAAAIYGSRAANGVVLITTKRGSNSKTQINFNAYGGTQNMWKKPDFLEADEYKEIMVEAYVNDGILDAGATFDDFLEWYYYDNYFGLDEEGNVLRDQRDFELTNTDWVDEVTRTAAIQNYELSLSGGDAKTRYYISGNYFDQDGIVIGSEYKRYSTRLNLDHNVNDRLTFGASIQLSRSENNRIVSDNTLYGPFANSLAASPIFPVYYPDGGYTRPNYFYTNPVAEGTENDDATTSLRALGNVFARYTLTPGLALQVKGGYDALNIDERRYTPTNYPGSFSTATGGEGTNATTTATKLLLESTLSYDKVYGEVHNVSAVIGTSVEKNDLTASYVTGKGFPGERFRYLESAARIDDGSSSLTESVLLSYFGRLNYSFRDRYLLGLNFRADGSSRFGENTRFGYFPSVSAGWRLIEEAFMADIDLLSELKLRASYGITGNQEIGNFSYQALVTGANYQDLPGITLTQIPNPDLKWETTRQLNVGADIGFLNSRINLAVDYYIKKTDDLLFSRPIATQNGFASYQSNIGATENKGFELALNTVNVDGGADGINWSSDFNIAFNRNLVTELYEGQDIFYGFGGNSLVLREGEPIGTFYGFLTDGIYSTADEVPVSRQEQGAQAGDVNFRDISGPNGEPDGILTDDDLTIIGDAQPDYVGGFTNTFRYKGLDMSVFLQFSVGGQIANPAHQYQQHLGNDYLDDNMLSLVGDRWQKEGDITDVPRATVDDFNDNNRSNSSRFIYDGSYTRVKNLVLGYTVPSALTERVKLRSLRLYAQAQNLLTFTDYPGFDPEVNYAGTSNTTLGVDFYTFPQTRTITFGINLGL
- a CDS encoding histidine phosphatase family protein produces the protein MEKRAPQKSYPQPRIFLIRHARPMVARKGFADAAAARQYITDYDAAQVEEFVLQHEAIPYKEIREVYCSTLIRSQLTARGIFGEQVLLKVSPDFREFERKIFSLPLLRLPIRLWLVTARVLWFLGLNHKGIETFREARRRARKCAETLAEDADKKGTTVLVAHGLLNNFIRRELKRMGWRSSIHGGNSYLAVHALVRRGQE
- a CDS encoding GNAT family N-acetyltransferase — protein: MSFEHIPLLQDARVLLRPFRQEDIPALAAIALEEEIWRYMPTRISNAQELEAWVQTVTEGYRLGSRYTFMIEDKATGRLAGSTSYGNISEPDKRLEIGWTWLSREYRGSGLNRHCKFLLLRHAFGELQMERVELKGDALNTRSRRAMLKIGATEEGILRSHTLMHDGRRRDTVYYSILRTEWPHIRQTVFGDFAV
- a CDS encoding SDR family oxidoreductase is translated as MQHIKGKKAVVSGGGSGIGRAIVDKLSAAGALTAVADLHIPASLPTSAHPFTCDVASATAIDSLFAGVQERLGAPDILICSAGRGIHEKLTEGDPEKWRQIIDTNLLGALRMIRAFVPGMLAAGHGDVVLVSSVSAGQAYPYGGIYAATKSALEVVAETLRQEVLPHVRVTVVAPGVTDTAFFQNTISGFHTAEDIGYGTIAADDVADAVLYALSKPPGVSVNHITLRPTAQPF